In a genomic window of Paraburkholderia phenazinium:
- a CDS encoding acyl-CoA dehydrogenase family protein encodes MIESLDYVCLPDEAEALRSEVRAFLAEHLMNVPANQRARSWMGFSAEFSRALGRRGWLGLTLPRSYGSAELGAFSRFVLVEELLNAGAPVGAHWIADRQSGPLILSYGTEAQKQFYLPRISRGEAFFCIGMSEPNVGSDLASVRTQARRTSDGWILSGQKIWTTQAHRSHYMIALVRTSGSPEDRQKGLSQLIVDLSLPGVVVRPIRDLTGDSHFCEVFFDDVHLGGDALIGTEGDGWRQVTAELAFERSGPERIYSSIVLLNEWASYLRRCGAIDRLEYVAAGRLLSSLVTLRAMSISIVAKLQAGESPATVAALTKDLGTEFEQLVPAVIADLVSAVDSRTGHDGPPSPELLQTLAYITHVAPSFSLRGGTREILRGMIARGLGLR; translated from the coding sequence ATGATCGAATCACTTGACTATGTCTGTCTCCCGGACGAAGCGGAAGCCTTACGCAGCGAGGTTCGCGCCTTCCTGGCCGAGCACCTCATGAATGTTCCGGCGAACCAACGTGCCCGCTCTTGGATGGGCTTCTCCGCAGAATTTAGTCGAGCCTTGGGCCGCCGTGGCTGGCTCGGTTTAACGTTGCCGCGCAGCTACGGAAGCGCAGAACTGGGTGCATTTTCTCGCTTTGTTCTTGTAGAAGAACTACTTAACGCGGGGGCACCGGTCGGTGCCCACTGGATTGCCGACCGTCAAAGCGGCCCGCTCATCTTGTCGTACGGAACTGAAGCCCAGAAGCAATTTTATCTGCCCCGCATCAGCCGAGGCGAAGCGTTCTTTTGCATCGGCATGAGCGAGCCCAATGTTGGATCCGATTTGGCGAGTGTCCGTACCCAGGCACGCCGCACGAGTGACGGCTGGATTCTATCTGGGCAAAAAATCTGGACAACGCAGGCGCATCGATCACATTACATGATCGCACTAGTGCGGACCTCGGGATCGCCGGAGGACCGCCAGAAAGGTCTTTCGCAGCTCATTGTCGATCTTTCGCTTCCAGGGGTGGTCGTGCGGCCAATCAGGGATCTAACAGGCGACAGCCACTTCTGTGAAGTGTTTTTCGACGATGTGCATCTTGGCGGAGACGCCCTCATTGGAACAGAAGGGGATGGGTGGCGACAGGTGACCGCCGAACTGGCCTTTGAGCGCAGCGGTCCTGAACGGATCTATTCCAGCATCGTGCTGCTGAATGAGTGGGCTAGCTATCTGCGGCGGTGTGGAGCAATCGATCGTCTCGAATACGTCGCAGCAGGCCGACTTCTGAGTTCGCTTGTCACGCTTCGGGCAATGTCCATTTCAATCGTCGCGAAACTTCAGGCAGGTGAAAGTCCGGCGACCGTGGCCGCGTTGACGAAAGACCTCGGCACGGAGTTCGAACAGCTAGTGCCCGCTGTGATCGCCGACCTCGTGTCGGCAGTAGACAGCAGAACCGGACACGACGGGCCGCCATCCCCGGAGTTGCTTCAGACACTCGCATACATCACACACGTCGCGCCCTCGTTCTCTCTCCGGGGCGGTACGCGCGAGATTTTGCGCGGAATGATTGCCCGTGGTTTGGGTCTGCGCTAA
- a CDS encoding acyl-CoA dehydrogenase family protein: MNDIFADSFDRLLAGECPASTVRQIESGESFSGLWEALTESAFADLLVPESAGGAGLSLLDASPLIAACGRYALPVPLAYTMLVRALLDRKNLETLAGPVTIAASAVRHTGDVFHCDNVPFGHVSEWIMVEESGLCQLWSLEAADVESDGIEGSLDASATWSKRPRSIPLFCNGTRMSGAAVTALLISGALEKVLEMTISHANERSQFGRPIGKFQAIQQQVSVLAELTFAARMASRLACSPSSATPIASGVAIAKAYASQAAATAASIAHAVHGAIGITAEHDLNLYTRRLHAWRRAFGAETAWYAEIGAAWLGGNDSALDFVRNAIPPSASYADSTSEL, translated from the coding sequence ATGAACGATATTTTTGCAGACTCATTTGATCGCCTTCTCGCGGGCGAGTGCCCGGCAAGTACCGTCCGGCAAATCGAGTCAGGAGAAAGCTTTTCCGGCCTCTGGGAAGCGCTGACCGAGAGCGCCTTTGCAGACCTGCTAGTGCCCGAGAGCGCCGGCGGCGCCGGACTATCGCTGCTCGATGCATCACCACTGATTGCTGCATGCGGCCGATATGCCCTTCCCGTGCCTTTGGCGTACACCATGCTCGTGCGTGCGTTGCTCGACCGCAAAAACCTCGAGACGCTCGCGGGTCCCGTTACGATTGCGGCAAGCGCTGTCAGGCACACCGGAGACGTGTTCCATTGTGACAATGTACCGTTCGGTCACGTCAGTGAATGGATCATGGTGGAGGAAAGCGGGCTTTGCCAGTTGTGGTCACTTGAAGCCGCCGATGTCGAAAGTGACGGCATTGAGGGAAGTCTCGACGCGTCGGCGACGTGGTCAAAGCGGCCTCGCTCGATCCCTCTTTTCTGCAACGGAACGCGAATGTCTGGTGCCGCTGTCACCGCGCTGTTGATCTCCGGCGCGCTGGAAAAAGTGCTGGAAATGACGATTTCCCATGCAAACGAACGCTCACAGTTCGGTCGCCCCATAGGCAAGTTTCAGGCAATCCAGCAACAGGTCAGTGTATTGGCAGAACTGACCTTTGCAGCACGAATGGCTTCCCGATTGGCGTGTTCTCCGTCGAGTGCGACACCAATCGCCAGCGGCGTCGCAATAGCTAAAGCTTACGCGAGTCAGGCCGCAGCTACTGCTGCCAGTATCGCCCACGCCGTCCATGGAGCAATCGGCATTACGGCTGAACACGACCTGAATCTATACACGCGCAGGTTGCACGCGTGGCGTCGCGCATTCGGAGCCGAAACGGCCTGGTATGCCGAGATCGGCGCGGCTTGGCTTGGTGGCAACGATTCTGCTCTCGATTTTGTTCGAAACGCAATTCCGCCCAGTGCGTCGTACGCCGACTCAACCAGTGAGTTATGA
- a CDS encoding crotonase/enoyl-CoA hydratase family protein produces the protein MTNFLEVTRDGAVLTLAMNAPDTRNALTGNTAIPEFLAECDRINSDVSIRAVIITGYNGMFCSGGNLKDMRRYFDDELTQAQIAIEYRTGIQRLTRAIYGLDVPTIAAVNGPAIGAGCDLSCMCDIRIVSERATFAESFIKVGIVPGDGGAWLLTRTIGRSRAAEMAFTGDMLSADEALRIGLVSQVVSSEDLLEAAQKLAARIVRHPGATLRMTKRLMRESQDSGLDTILEMSATMQALAHKSPEHREAVTAFIEKRAPRFPE, from the coding sequence ATGACCAACTTTCTTGAAGTCACACGCGACGGTGCAGTGCTTACCTTGGCAATGAATGCGCCAGACACGCGCAACGCGCTCACGGGCAATACGGCCATACCGGAGTTTCTTGCTGAATGCGATCGGATCAACAGCGACGTGTCCATACGGGCAGTCATCATTACCGGATATAACGGTATGTTCTGTTCCGGGGGTAACCTCAAGGACATGCGGCGATATTTCGATGACGAGCTCACTCAAGCGCAGATCGCAATCGAGTATCGCACCGGAATACAGCGCCTCACGCGCGCCATCTACGGTCTGGATGTCCCAACCATTGCCGCAGTGAACGGCCCAGCCATTGGTGCTGGCTGCGACCTTAGTTGTATGTGCGATATCCGCATCGTTTCAGAGAGAGCAACTTTCGCCGAGAGCTTCATCAAGGTCGGAATTGTTCCGGGGGATGGCGGTGCATGGTTGTTGACCCGAACTATCGGTCGTTCTCGCGCGGCCGAAATGGCTTTCACTGGCGACATGCTCAGCGCCGATGAGGCACTACGGATTGGCCTCGTTTCTCAGGTCGTTTCATCGGAGGACCTGCTGGAAGCGGCCCAAAAGCTTGCTGCCCGAATCGTTCGCCACCCCGGGGCAACGCTGCGAATGACCAAACGGCTGATGCGCGAAAGTCAAGATAGTGGACTGGATACGATACTCGAAATGTCGGCGACTATGCAGGCCCTGGCGCACAAGTCACCGGAGCACCGCGAGGCAGTGACGGCGTTCATCGAGAAACGCGCCCCTCGATTCCCGGAGTGA
- a CDS encoding aldehyde dehydrogenase, translated as MQRYQMYINGESRASVNGEWFETENPFTGEAWAEVARGSRTDVDHAVNAAHAAFVSGPWAQMSASQRGMLLHRVGDLIARDARRLAELEVRDNGKLMAEMYAQCQYIPQWYYYFGGLADKIQGSVIPLDKKGFFNFTRHEPLGVVAAITPWNSPLLLASWKIAPALAAGCTVVIKPSEFTSVSTIEFAKLFEEAGFPPGVINVVTGFGADVGAPLVEHPLVKKITFTGAETTGRAVNEAAARQFKHVSLELGGKSPNIVFEDADLEDAVNGAVSGIFAATGQTCIAGSRLLVQESIYDEFVDRLLTLARTARMGDPSSPDTQVGPVTTRPQYKKVLSYIDIAKQDGATLLLGGKPGTAPECGNGWFVEPTIFGNVSNSMRIAQEEVFGPILSVIKFKNEDEAVSIANDVRFGLGSGVWTKDIGRSIRMSEKIQAGIVWVNTYRAVSYMSPFGGYKESGLGRENGIDAIREYLQTKSVWINSGVKTTNPFILR; from the coding sequence ATGCAACGTTACCAAATGTACATCAATGGTGAGTCCCGCGCTTCGGTGAACGGCGAATGGTTCGAAACAGAAAACCCCTTTACAGGTGAAGCCTGGGCAGAGGTCGCCAGAGGAAGCCGCACTGATGTCGATCATGCCGTGAATGCGGCTCACGCCGCATTCGTCTCAGGGCCATGGGCGCAAATGTCTGCAAGTCAACGAGGCATGCTGCTACACCGTGTTGGTGACCTGATCGCACGCGACGCCAGGCGGCTCGCCGAACTTGAGGTACGCGATAACGGCAAACTCATGGCCGAGATGTATGCCCAATGCCAGTACATCCCGCAGTGGTACTATTACTTTGGCGGCCTCGCCGACAAGATTCAGGGAAGCGTTATTCCGCTCGATAAAAAGGGCTTTTTCAACTTTACTCGTCATGAACCTCTGGGCGTGGTTGCCGCCATCACGCCATGGAACTCGCCTCTCCTTTTGGCATCCTGGAAAATCGCTCCCGCACTTGCTGCGGGCTGCACTGTTGTCATCAAGCCATCGGAATTCACATCCGTCTCAACGATTGAATTTGCGAAGCTGTTCGAGGAAGCTGGTTTTCCGCCGGGAGTAATCAACGTCGTCACCGGCTTTGGCGCCGATGTCGGAGCCCCCCTGGTCGAACATCCGCTGGTCAAGAAAATCACGTTCACCGGTGCCGAGACGACCGGCAGAGCCGTTAACGAAGCAGCGGCACGTCAGTTCAAGCACGTCAGCCTTGAACTCGGCGGTAAATCTCCGAATATCGTATTCGAGGATGCGGACCTCGAAGATGCTGTGAACGGTGCGGTGTCCGGCATCTTCGCGGCAACGGGTCAGACGTGCATCGCTGGATCACGTCTTCTTGTTCAGGAAAGCATTTACGACGAATTTGTAGATAGGCTGCTGACCCTCGCTCGCACTGCGCGAATGGGGGATCCGTCAAGCCCGGATACACAAGTTGGCCCCGTGACCACTCGACCGCAGTATAAGAAAGTCCTCTCCTATATCGATATAGCAAAGCAGGATGGTGCGACACTGCTGCTGGGCGGCAAGCCGGGCACCGCGCCTGAATGTGGGAATGGATGGTTCGTTGAGCCTACCATTTTCGGAAATGTCAGCAACAGTATGCGCATTGCACAGGAAGAAGTCTTTGGCCCGATTCTCTCTGTTATCAAGTTCAAGAACGAGGACGAGGCCGTTTCGATCGCAAACGACGTCCGTTTCGGCTTGGGTTCGGGGGTATGGACAAAAGACATCGGTCGCTCAATTCGCATGTCAGAGAAGATTCAAGCTGGCATCGTGTGGGTGAACACTTATCGCGCTGTCAGCTACATGTCGCCATTTGGGGGATACAAAGAGTCCGGTCTGGGCCGTGAGAACGGTATCGACGCGATCAGGGAATACCTACAAACCAAGAGTGTCTGGATCAACAGCGGCGTCAAGACGACAAACCCGTTCATATTGCGCTGA
- a CDS encoding 3-hydroxybutyrate dehydrogenase translates to MFSHYCLTLHMKISDSRFLAGKAAVVTGSTSGIGLGIATALARAGANLVLNGFGDVKEAVATVETSGVNVVHHAADMTRPAEIEAMINFAVQTFGGVDILVNNAGIQFVERIDLFPVASWDSIIAINLSSAFHTMRLALPAMRERGWGRVINIASVHGLVGSVGKSAYVAAKHGVVGLTKVAALESARSGVTVNAICPGMVLTPLLQKQIDDFAVRESLSPDEASARFLGEKQPSQQFVTPDQIGDLAVFLCSPSANEMRGSALQIDGGWSAQ, encoded by the coding sequence ATGTTTTCCCACTACTGTCTAACACTGCATATGAAAATTTCTGATTCCAGATTCCTCGCAGGCAAAGCGGCCGTCGTTACCGGATCGACGAGTGGCATCGGGCTGGGAATTGCAACCGCCTTGGCCCGTGCGGGTGCGAACCTGGTGTTGAACGGATTCGGCGACGTTAAAGAAGCCGTTGCCACGGTCGAAACGTCGGGCGTGAACGTCGTGCATCACGCCGCTGATATGACGAGGCCGGCCGAAATCGAAGCAATGATAAATTTTGCAGTCCAAACGTTTGGCGGTGTCGACATACTGGTCAACAATGCCGGAATCCAGTTTGTCGAGCGGATCGATTTGTTTCCTGTGGCAAGCTGGGATTCAATCATCGCCATCAACCTGAGTTCGGCATTTCACACAATGCGGCTCGCACTACCAGCGATGCGCGAACGGGGTTGGGGACGGGTCATCAATATCGCGTCGGTTCACGGCCTTGTCGGCTCTGTTGGGAAATCTGCATATGTAGCAGCAAAGCACGGCGTCGTTGGATTGACAAAGGTCGCCGCGCTGGAAAGCGCACGCTCAGGTGTCACGGTGAATGCTATTTGCCCCGGTATGGTGTTGACACCTCTATTGCAGAAGCAAATCGACGATTTCGCTGTGCGTGAATCGCTGTCGCCAGACGAAGCAAGTGCGAGATTTCTTGGAGAAAAACAACCCTCTCAGCAATTTGTAACTCCTGATCAAATCGGCGATCTCGCCGTATTCTTGTGCTCCCCATCCGCCAATGAGATGCGAGGATCCGCGCTGCAAATCGATGGCGGATGGAGCGCGCAATAA
- a CDS encoding hydroxyacid dehydrogenase → MHRKFRVLSTSKIDPLGSEMLAPLCELIVPPDDRADTLRRYMADIDALIVRVRLPDDIFTKAARLKAIVRHGVGLDFIPVSQATEAGIPVANLPDSNTQAVVEHVVGALFALARDFHRIPGLLKREGWSVRQAYHGLELRGRAVGIVGLGRIGLGVATALHHGFGMRVLGYDVATQATLPDFIVQTSLESVFSESDFITLHAPLLPSTQHLVNAQLLGLVKPQAYLINAARGGLVDDSALLEALSENRLAGAALDVFEPEPLAADHPYLQRDNVLVTPHTAALTQESVARMSVGSAQAVLDVLHGRCPTNLVNPEIWDHYLERWNLRSPR, encoded by the coding sequence ATGCATCGCAAGTTTCGCGTTCTTTCTACGAGCAAAATCGATCCGCTCGGGTCTGAAATGCTGGCTCCTTTGTGCGAGCTGATAGTTCCACCAGATGACCGGGCGGACACGCTGCGACGATACATGGCGGATATCGACGCGCTGATCGTGCGCGTTCGCCTGCCCGATGACATATTTACGAAGGCCGCGCGACTAAAGGCTATTGTGCGCCACGGCGTCGGGCTTGATTTCATCCCGGTTAGTCAGGCGACTGAAGCCGGCATTCCTGTTGCCAATCTTCCAGACTCGAATACGCAGGCGGTGGTGGAGCATGTAGTCGGCGCGCTCTTCGCGCTTGCGCGCGACTTTCACCGCATACCCGGCCTGCTCAAACGCGAGGGTTGGTCCGTCAGGCAGGCGTATCACGGCTTGGAACTTCGGGGCCGAGCCGTGGGGATCGTTGGACTTGGACGCATCGGTCTCGGTGTCGCAACAGCACTGCACCATGGTTTCGGCATGCGAGTGCTCGGGTACGACGTCGCGACCCAAGCCACGTTACCTGATTTCATCGTACAGACGTCTCTTGAGAGTGTGTTCAGCGAGTCCGATTTCATTACGCTACACGCACCGCTCCTGCCGTCCACGCAACATCTGGTCAATGCACAACTTCTTGGTCTGGTCAAACCACAGGCTTATCTCATCAACGCCGCACGGGGCGGTCTCGTCGACGACTCCGCATTGCTAGAGGCACTGAGTGAAAATCGGCTCGCTGGAGCAGCGCTAGATGTGTTCGAACCTGAGCCACTCGCCGCAGACCATCCCTACCTGCAACGCGACAATGTGCTCGTTACGCCCCATACAGCAGCGCTTACCCAGGAGAGTGTCGCGCGCATGAGTGTGGGCTCGGCGCAGGCCGTGCTCGATGTCTTGCATGGCCGGTGTCCCACGAATCTGGTCAATCCGGAAATCTGGGACCACTACCTGGAGCGCTGGAATCTGCGCTCCCCACGCTGA
- a CDS encoding mandelate racemase/muconate lactonizing enzyme family protein yields MKITDIIAYPVTSPVPEAHQVRLGIGKMVKRDTVVVKVTTDEGIVGWGESHHARAHLAVATLVNTTLKQLVLGFDATDVNGVWSQIYRYQLASHGMGAACAAAMSGIDIALWDIRGKAVGWPLYRLLGGAARDVRAYAGGICLGFQDPGALVEEVALMIERGFSAVKLRIGDSPRSDIDRVRAVRSHFADVEILTDANVAYSLSDFYAVAPYFEEARIRWLEEAFPAHDYRSYRDAKRMSRFELAAGENHFTRYEFAQLIDAECVTVLQPDLSKVGGVSEMLKVAAMASAQKLPIHCHSSMGINMAATLHVLCSIDNAGYFEADCSVHNPLRDQLVDFRFDIDHQGTLRPGERPGIGIEVDEDFIRHHSGSTGPSFV; encoded by the coding sequence ATGAAAATCACAGACATCATTGCATATCCGGTCACTTCGCCCGTGCCGGAGGCACATCAAGTTCGCCTCGGTATTGGCAAAATGGTCAAGCGCGACACGGTCGTCGTGAAAGTCACAACTGATGAGGGGATCGTCGGCTGGGGAGAATCCCATCATGCGCGCGCGCATCTGGCGGTCGCCACGCTGGTTAACACGACGTTAAAGCAACTTGTACTCGGGTTTGACGCGACTGACGTAAACGGCGTCTGGTCGCAAATCTACCGCTATCAGCTTGCGTCGCATGGCATGGGAGCGGCTTGTGCCGCGGCGATGAGCGGCATAGATATCGCCTTGTGGGACATCCGCGGCAAAGCCGTCGGGTGGCCTCTATACCGTCTTCTTGGCGGTGCCGCGCGGGACGTGCGTGCGTATGCGGGCGGTATCTGCCTCGGATTTCAGGATCCAGGAGCGCTGGTTGAAGAGGTCGCCCTCATGATTGAACGGGGATTTTCCGCCGTCAAACTCCGCATTGGGGATTCACCGAGATCCGATATTGACCGCGTGAGAGCCGTGCGCTCGCATTTCGCAGATGTAGAGATACTTACCGATGCGAACGTTGCGTATTCACTGTCGGACTTTTATGCGGTCGCACCGTACTTTGAAGAGGCGCGCATTCGTTGGTTAGAAGAAGCCTTTCCTGCACACGACTATCGCAGCTACCGGGATGCGAAACGAATGTCGCGCTTCGAGCTTGCCGCCGGCGAGAATCACTTCACCCGATATGAGTTTGCACAACTGATTGACGCAGAATGCGTGACGGTCCTCCAGCCGGATCTCTCCAAGGTGGGCGGCGTTTCGGAGATGCTAAAGGTGGCTGCGATGGCGTCTGCGCAAAAACTCCCCATCCACTGCCACTCGAGCATGGGCATCAACATGGCGGCCACGCTACACGTACTGTGTTCCATCGACAATGCAGGATATTTCGAGGCCGACTGTTCCGTTCACAATCCGCTTCGCGATCAGCTCGTCGACTTCCGTTTCGACATTGATCACCAAGGTACGCTACGGCCTGGCGAGCGCCCTGGAATCGGCATTGAAGTTGACGAAGATTTTATCCGCCACCATAGCGGCTCGACTGGGCCTAGCTTCGTTTAA
- a CDS encoding cupin domain-containing protein: MSEQIQAVVGRTSVRHVAADGSDIEHGLREYFTYRDTGLKEATYGAYTAHVIRAVPGKQGEPEWHTHETTFQLVFVLRGWIDFEFEDIGVVRLVPGSSCYFPSGVRHQVLGNSDDFEQLEIVSPGDFATNPASKP; the protein is encoded by the coding sequence ATGTCAGAGCAAATTCAAGCCGTCGTTGGCAGGACCTCGGTGCGGCACGTCGCTGCAGATGGTTCGGATATCGAACATGGATTAAGAGAATATTTTACATATCGCGACACAGGCTTAAAGGAGGCTACGTACGGCGCTTACACTGCGCACGTAATTCGGGCGGTGCCGGGCAAACAGGGGGAGCCAGAATGGCACACCCATGAAACAACCTTCCAACTGGTGTTTGTACTTCGCGGATGGATCGACTTCGAGTTCGAAGATATTGGTGTTGTGCGCCTTGTGCCGGGATCGTCGTGCTATTTCCCGTCCGGGGTGCGACATCAGGTATTAGGCAACAGTGACGATTTCGAACAGCTGGAAATCGTTTCACCTGGCGATTTCGCGACGAACCCTGCGTCAAAACCCTGA
- a CDS encoding FadR/GntR family transcriptional regulator, with protein sequence MMENVRQLVRLIQERGFGPGDKLPSEREMSEMFRMSRGALREALIRLDTLRIVDARPKSGIFLRADSAETSIEAMVLFAEADTPLSPDEVIQSVELRRLLEVQAVRLACERRTDADLNKLSAILKRCIEARGDGHALAALDAEFHLAIVSATQNDVFVRFVNVFYLMSKKRREVYFSSDEHCRKSVADHRKLLGAIAARNIEEAETILRQHIKGVDVYFRTLFATENDEEQGADKLAAPGRKRKRAATKEFA encoded by the coding sequence ATGATGGAAAACGTTCGTCAACTCGTCCGTCTGATTCAGGAGCGTGGTTTTGGACCGGGCGACAAGCTGCCGTCTGAACGCGAGATGTCGGAAATGTTTCGCATGAGTCGTGGAGCGCTGCGGGAAGCACTCATCCGGCTGGACACTTTGCGAATCGTCGACGCGCGGCCGAAATCCGGCATTTTTCTTCGCGCCGACTCAGCCGAAACAAGCATTGAAGCGATGGTTTTATTTGCCGAGGCCGATACGCCCCTGAGCCCTGACGAGGTGATCCAGTCCGTGGAGTTGCGGCGATTGCTTGAAGTTCAGGCGGTGAGACTCGCGTGCGAGCGCCGAACCGATGCGGACCTGAACAAGCTCTCCGCGATTCTCAAACGTTGCATCGAGGCACGTGGCGACGGTCACGCACTCGCAGCACTCGACGCGGAGTTCCATCTGGCAATCGTATCGGCCACTCAAAACGACGTCTTCGTGCGCTTCGTAAACGTCTTCTATCTGATGTCGAAGAAGCGTCGCGAGGTCTACTTTTCGTCAGACGAGCATTGCCGCAAGTCGGTTGCCGATCACCGCAAGTTGCTTGGCGCGATCGCCGCGAGAAACATTGAAGAAGCCGAGACGATACTGCGGCAGCACATTAAAGGTGTTGATGTGTACTTCCGCACGTTGTTTGCAACGGAGAATGACGAAGAACAAGGTGCGGACAAACTTGCGGCGCCGGGTCGAAAGCGCAAACGTGCCGCTACGAAAGAGTTCGCCTGA
- a CDS encoding tannase/feruloyl esterase family alpha/beta hydrolase: MTIPAREIGLPTTGAIVTSTTQVAASGTGATATGSYCLVAGAIRPVDPSAPDILFNVALPDQWNGKILMLGGGGFDGSIPAVTGNVPSAPANLPGPLSRGYAVFASDSGHEATNGSVNGAFSVNAEAYDNFMGEALKKTHDAALVIIDKHYGMHPYKAYFAGGSTGGREALTVAQRWPQDWNGVIAFYPAYDFTTLSLQQLRATEGFTAPGAYLDTAQRALLLKAVMQVCDGLDGVEDGLISNVQACNSTFNPATAHVDGKPLRCAGGAARGDTCLSDRQIAALNTMNTPLVFGYPLENGETQYPGYNVYGADLGVGSSSPLEATITELALGTTQPSYPLQSTAMFDGQISDQFVRYTVMGNPNFDSLTFNPALAGQWSGRISMLSGLDATDPNLTPFMRRGGKLLMAHGTVDQTVSTRATEIYYQRLLFTMGFSAVESFVRFYEIPGMQHGIGTEFNASWDSLAALENWVEHGTPPVHQVDTDTAGVPGRTRPLCQYPAWPSYNGAGDVNSATSFTCVQG, from the coding sequence TTGACCATCCCGGCCCGCGAGATCGGCCTGCCGACAACCGGTGCCATCGTCACATCAACGACACAGGTGGCGGCGAGCGGCACCGGAGCGACAGCTACCGGGTCATACTGCCTCGTGGCCGGCGCGATTCGTCCGGTCGATCCGTCCGCCCCGGATATCCTGTTCAACGTCGCGTTGCCGGACCAGTGGAACGGCAAGATCCTGATGCTCGGCGGCGGCGGGTTCGACGGCTCGATTCCAGCCGTGACCGGGAACGTGCCGAGCGCGCCGGCCAATCTGCCGGGACCGTTGTCGCGCGGCTACGCGGTGTTCGCGAGCGATTCCGGGCACGAGGCGACGAACGGCTCGGTGAACGGCGCGTTCTCCGTCAACGCCGAGGCGTACGACAACTTCATGGGCGAAGCCCTGAAGAAGACGCACGACGCCGCGCTCGTGATCATCGACAAGCATTACGGCATGCATCCGTACAAGGCGTACTTCGCGGGCGGCTCGACTGGCGGCCGCGAGGCGCTGACCGTCGCGCAGCGCTGGCCGCAGGACTGGAACGGTGTGATCGCTTTCTACCCCGCGTATGACTTCACGACGCTGAGCCTGCAGCAGTTGCGCGCGACGGAAGGTTTCACCGCGCCGGGCGCGTACCTCGACACAGCACAGCGCGCGCTGCTCCTGAAAGCGGTGATGCAGGTGTGCGATGGGCTCGACGGCGTCGAGGACGGGTTGATCAGCAACGTGCAGGCGTGCAACTCGACGTTCAATCCGGCGACGGCCCATGTCGACGGCAAGCCATTGCGCTGCGCCGGCGGTGCGGCACGGGGAGACACGTGCCTGTCGGACCGGCAGATCGCGGCGCTCAACACGATGAACACCCCGCTCGTCTTTGGGTATCCGCTCGAAAACGGCGAAACGCAGTATCCGGGCTATAACGTGTATGGCGCCGATCTGGGGGTGGGCAGCAGTTCGCCGCTCGAGGCGACGATCACGGAGCTCGCGCTCGGTACGACGCAGCCGTCGTATCCGCTGCAGAGCACTGCGATGTTCGACGGACAGATCAGCGACCAGTTCGTCCGCTACACGGTGATGGGCAACCCGAACTTCGATTCACTGACGTTCAATCCGGCGCTCGCCGGTCAATGGTCCGGGCGGATCAGCATGCTGTCGGGACTCGACGCGACCGATCCGAACCTGACGCCCTTCATGCGACGCGGTGGCAAGTTGCTGATGGCGCACGGCACCGTGGACCAGACCGTCAGCACGCGGGCCACCGAGATCTACTATCAGCGCTTGCTGTTCACGATGGGCTTTAGCGCCGTCGAGTCGTTCGTGCGCTTCTACGAGATTCCGGGGATGCAGCACGGGATCGGCACCGAGTTCAACGCGTCATGGGACTCGCTCGCGGCGCTGGAGAACTGGGTCGAGCACGGGACGCCGCCGGTGCATCAGGTGGACACCGATACCGCGGGCGTGCCGGGACGCACGCGGCCGCTGTGCCAGTATCCGGCGTGGCCTAGCTATAACGGCGCGGGTGACGTGAACAGCGCGACGTCGTTTACCTGCGTGCAGGGATAG